A region from the Dendropsophus ebraccatus isolate aDenEbr1 chromosome 1, aDenEbr1.pat, whole genome shotgun sequence genome encodes:
- the LOC138784034 gene encoding nucleoplasmin-like translates to MPREQSFSLSTIYSAASATQVCEVWGCELSSSCRRFVYEAEADHRVHLLGLWTICLGDTEDETHVIAVESEQTQGQPVTMASLHPSLLPMVNVHGMEITLPVTFLLTSGSGPVYISGQHVTCKCYLCLENGGISIWILLKLKNKQSEWIKSGEGSVYSQEAELLIRDQIKI, encoded by the exons atgcccagggAGCAGTCGTTCAGCCTGTCCACCATTTATTCAGCAGCCTCAGCGACACAAGTGTGTGAAGTATGGG GCTGTGAACTCAGCTCATCATGCAGGAGGTTTGTATATGAGGCTGAAGCGGACCACCGGGTACATCTACTGGGACTGTGGACG ATATGTCTCGGAGATACAGAGGATGAAACCCATGTGATCGCAGTGGAAAGTGAACAAACACAGGGGCAGCCAGTGACCATGGCCTCCCTCCATCCTTCTTTACTACCTAtg GTTAATGTACACGGCATGGAGATTACACTACCCGTTACTTTCCTCCTGACATCTGGCTCGGGACCAGTATACATCTCCGGACAACATGTAACGTGTAAGTGCTACTTGTGCTTGGAAAATGGCGGCATCTCTATTTGGATACTATTAAAGCTGAAGAACAAACAATCTGAATGGATCAAAAGTGGAGAGGGAAGTGTATATTCTCAAGAAGCGGAGCTTCTAATAAGGGACCAGATTAAAATATAA